TTCCTGCCATAAGCCTATAAATAGGAGGTGAACCTCCGTGAATGTAACACAACAAAAACACCATTCTCCCTTTCTTTTCATACACAAGCAAGTAATAATAAAATCACTTCTCTCTTTTATGCtgcaatcaaatactcttctccttatatttctactacaattctttctcttcttttattttataagtattttaaattctattttctattactctttacatataatattaatagcaatattaatcatctttattatattgagattgtaacaataaacaaatgcgattctctctctctttatttttaatacttctttctatctttgtatatatatatatacattacaacatataatattattatatatatataaattattattgagctaattattttaatactagagtcttctatttatacatctctattatatatatatatcttttatttcacaacaattttcactactttttttactaattttttaattttaaataatttttttaactaatatgAGTAGCACGGCTTACACGAAAATAATTGAAGGCACGTTACATTACAAAGTAGGATAAGAATTCAACTCCATTCATTGACGTTGACTGTACaaataatttacttttttaaGCATAGTCttcaaattaataaattatttttaaatcttAGTAATTAAGCTAGTGCAGTCTGTGCAGATGCATGTAGAATATTTCCGACACTTTGACCGAACATGCTCCCTTTtgccattagaaatttagaatagTAACGAGGATTATTTTttgtcaaataaataaaataaatatcataTTTATTTATGTATGTATTTTTAGATCTCTATATTTTTGCATTTCTTaaatataatttgatttgatataattaaaatcaatctAATATCGTAATAGTTTAAACCAGACtatataccaagattagtgcaattgaatcacatgccactgtaaaccagaagtttattagcccaaatgaattcataacttggcacgaccgattgggtcatccgggaacaaccatgatgagaagaattattgaaaactctcatggacattcactaaagaaccagaagattcttaaaactagtgaattttgttgtgctgcatgttctcaagaaaagttaattttaaggccatcaccagtaaagattggatttgagtctcgTGAATTCctggaaaggattcaaggtgatatatgtggacctattcatccaccatgtggatcttttagatattttatgttcctaatagacgcatcttcgagattgtcacatgtgtgcttattatcttctcgcaacctggcgtttgcgagattattggctcaaattattcgattaaaagcacaatttccagaaaatccaatcaaagaaattgcaagggttatactcagtcaaattgcaaagatctttatatggtctaaagcaatctggacaaatgtggtataatcgtcttactgagtatttggccaaaaacggattcaagaatgatgatatctgtccgtgtgtttttataaagaaatctgcatctggattcgttataattgctgtgtacgttgatgatttaaatatcattgggactcctgaagagattccaataattataaaaattctaaaagaagagtttgagatgaaagatcttggaaagactaaattttgtctcggcctgcatatcaagcatataaaaagtgggatctttattcatcaaacaacatacacagaaaagatcttgaaaagattttatatgggtaagtcacatccattaagtaccccaatgatcgtaagatctttggatgtgaaaaaggatcaattccgtcctaaagaagaaaatgaagatattcttggtcctgaagtaccatatcttagtgccattggagcgctaatgtatcttgctaataatacgcgacccgatatatcatttgctgtgaatttactagcaagatatagttcctctccaaccagaagacattggagtggaatcaaacaaatcttttgatatcttcatgggacggttgatatgggattgttttatccctatggatccaagtcacaactagttggctatgcagatgtcgGATACCTGTCTGATCCATATAAAAGGaggtctcaaacaggatacctattcacatatggtggtacagctatatcatggaggtccacgaaacagacgatagcagcaacctcctctaatcttgctgaaatactggcgattcatgaagctagtcgcgagtgtttttggctgaggagtctgattcaatatattctgtcatcatgtggactgattgatcataagatagctccaactgtcctgtttNNNNNNNNNNNNNNNNNNNNNNNNNNNNNNNNNNNNNNNNNNNNNNNNNNNNNNNNNNNNNNNNNNNNNNNNNNNNNNNNNNNNNNNNNNNNNNNNNNNNNNNNNNNNNNGAAGTcactcctcctttgaaagattggtacatgagattgggatgcgccgatttcgagacatcaactgatgtcgacaagagggggagactgggAGACTGTCCCTTGGTTAggttttttttcccattgggtttttctNNNNNNNNNNNNNNNNNNNNNNNNNNNNNNNNNNNNNNNNNNNNNNNNNNNNNNNNNNNNNNNNNNNNNNNNNNNNNNNNNNNNNNNNNNNNNNNNNNNNNNNNNNNNNNNNNNNNNNNNNNNNNNNNNNNNNNNNNNNNNNNNNNNNNNNNNNNNNNNNNNNNNNNNNNNNNNNNNNNNNNNNNNNNNNNNNNNNNNNNNNNNNNNNNNNNNNNNNNNNNNNNNNNNNNNNNNNNNNNNNNNNNNNNNNNNNNNNNNNNNNNNNNNNNNNNNNNNNNNNNNNNNNNNNNNNNNNNNNNNNNNNNNNNNNNNNNNNNNNNNNNNNNNNNNNNNNNNNNNNNNNNNNNNNNNNNNNNNNNNNNNNNNNNNNNNNNNNNNNNNNNNNNNNNNNNNNNNNNNNNNNNNNNNNNNNNNNNNNNNNNNNNNNNNNNNNNNNNNNNNNNNNNNNNNNNNNNNNNNNNNNNNNNNNNNNNNNNNNNNNNNNNNNNNNNNNNNNNNNNNNNNNNNNNNNNNNNNNNNNNNNNNNNNNNNNNNNNNNNNNNNNNNNNNNNNNNNNNNNNNNNNNNNNNNNNNNNNNNNNNNNNNNNNNNNNNNNNNNNNNNNNNNNNNNNNNNNNNNNNNNNNNNNNNNNNNNNNNNNNNNNNNNNNNNNNNNNNNNNNNNNNNNNNNNNNNNNNNNNNNNNNNNNNNNNNNNNNNNNNNNNNNNNNNNNNNNNNNNNNNNNNNNNNNNNNNNNNNNNNNNNNNNNNNNNNNNNNNNNNNNNNNNNNNNNNNNNNNNNNNNNNNNNNNNNNNNNNNNNNNNNNNNNNNNNNNNNNNNNNNNNNNNNNNNNNNNNNNNNNNNNNNNNNNNNNNNNNNNNNNNNNNNNNNNNNNNNNNNNNNNNNNNNNNNNNNNNNNNNNNNNNNNNNNNNNNNNNNNNNNNNNNNNNNNNNNNNNNNNNNNNNNNNNNNNNNNNNNNNNNNNNNNNNNNNNNNNNNNNNNNNNNNNNNNNNNNNNNNNNNNNNNNNNNNNNNNNNNNNNNNNNNNNNNNNNNNNNNNNNNNNNNNNNNNNNNNNNNNNNNNNNNNNNNNNNNNNNNNNNNNNNNNNNNNNNNNNNNNNNNNNNNNNNNNNNNNNNNNNNNNNNNNNNNNNNNNNNNNNNNNNNNNNNNNNNNNNNNNNNNNNNNNNNNNNNNNNNNNNNNNNNNNNNNNNNNNNNNNNNNNNNNNNNNNNNNNNNNtataaattattattgagctaattattttaatactagagtcttctatttatacatctctattatatatatatcttttatttcacaACAGTCGAGACTATTTCTACTTACAAAATCTTATTGAATGATCGGATGTAAGATTGCGAATACTTTTAAGCCTTTCACTACCCACATGTTACTAGCAGTTACTTGCTGTACATATTCCTATATGAATTGGACAACGTATATTCACGAGATTTTTTAGaccttttaaaattttatttttatttttcagatagGATATTcgttacattgattttttttccGGAGTGCTTTAAAATTGTTTTCAATGCGATTGTAGAATGTTCAATGGAAATAGAGGTTTTCAGGAATGATGTCGGTGGAAACTCAAACTCAGTATTGCAACATGTTACACAAGCCGTAAGTTTTTATTAATTACacttattattagtttattaatcattttaattaataatcactttaattaattaaataacttCTTATTATATATACTTGCAGTTTTCTAATTAAATAACTTTTTCTATTTCAGCTTTTGATTGATGAATCGAgtggtttgaaaaaaaaaattaaaattacaaattgaaatttatttaaatattttttaatttgcaaAAAGAATTTATCATAGTTTAGTGGTTTgatttaattaactaatttataAGGTTAAAAATAGTTAACACTATTCAAGATAATGCAATCGAATTGCTCCAATCAAAATTGAACAACTCATAAAGGATATGCAATTCTCTAATAATTGAGGAATGGCTACAGAATTCACTCACTTTTTAAcaagacaaaataaaaaggaaTCTTGTTTGGAACATATAGCTGTCCACTTGGGCCACACCATTTTTCATATTTGAAAATGGGCATCCAGCTAGGGACATTAACTCATCTCCCTTTGCATGAGTAAACCATGTAGTTATTGGTTCTTAACGTCTTAATAtatgaacaaaaacaaaaacgtCTTAATATAGTTCATTACCCAATACTAGTCTCTTTCAGCTTCAGTTCCAGTGATGACTTCGAGTCAACCTGCCCCTTCTAACTCAAAGCGACGCTCTGCAAATTTTGCTCCTAACATTTGGCACGATACTTTTCAAAAATATGCTAATTCTGAATCCTTGgtatcttatttaattttgtatGATGAAATATCAGTATATTGTTAAACTTATACATATATTATCGTgataatttttgaattattacgTATATTCAAAATAGGGATAGTATATATCTGATCACTTCTACGCCAGAAACTCAAAATAATGCTTGGGTAAGTATTGTAGTGTGTAAATTGGATAAATTATAAGTAGTTTTAAGTAAAGTTGCTTTAACAAGAATGATAGTGATATATATGGATGGGATTCCTAGTTGTATAAAAGAAGTTATCTATATTATTGTGTTtctaatatgcaaatgcaacccCAAAAATTTCCATAACTTTTTGACTTTTTGTATATTTTTGGACATATATTTTGTcgtgtttaattttgatgcatataGAGTATAAAATGTTTTGTAAAGTTgtgtaattatatttatttttttaaataattatttatacagttaataaaaaatagtaattatttttttattatattatgttaTGTAATTAGATGTATGTGTAAACTCAGTATTGCAACATGTTAAATAAGCCGTAGGCTTTTATTAATTACacttattattagtttattaattatcattataattaataatcactttaattaattaaataacttCTTATTATATATACTTGCAGTTTTCTAATTAAATAACTTTTTCTATTTCAGCTTTTGATTGATGAATCGAgtggtttgaaaaaaaaaagtttaaaattacaaattgaaatttatttaaatattttttaatttgcaaAAAGAATTTATCATAGTTTAGTGGTTTgatttaattaactaatttataAGGTTAAAAATAGTTAACACTATTCAAGATAATGCAATCGAATTGCTCCAATCAAAATTGAACAACTCATAAAGGATATGCAATTCTCTAATAATTGAGGAATGGCTACAGAATTCACTCACTTTTTAACAAGACAGTAAAAAGGAATCTTGTTGGTACATAGCTTAGCTGTCCACTTGGGCCACACATTTTTCACATTCGAGAATGGGCATCCAGCTAGGGACATGAACTCATCTCCCTTTGCATGAGTGAACCATATTCTATATAGTTATTGGTTCTTAACGTCTTAATCtatgaagaaaaacaaaaacgtCTTAATATAGTTCATTACCCAATACTATACATGTCTCTTTCAGCTTCAGTTCCAGTGATGACTTCGAGTCAACCTGCCCCTTCTAACTCAAAGCGACGCTCTGCAAATTTTGCTCCTAACATTTGGCACGATACTTTTCAAAAATATGCTAATTCTGAATCCTTGgtatcttatttaattttgtatGATGAAATATCAGTATATTGTTAAACTTATACATATATTATCGTgataatttttgaattattacgTATATTCAAAATAGGGATAGTATATATCTGATCACTTCTACGCCAGAAACTCAAAATAATGCTTGGGTAAGTATTGTAGTGTGTAAATTGGATAAATTATAAGTAGTTTTAAGTAAAGTTGCTTTAACAAGAATGATAGTGATATATATGGATGGGATTCCTAGTTGTATAAAAGAAGTTATCTATATTATTGTGTTtctaatatgcaaatgcaacccCAAAAATTTCCATAACTTTTTGACTTTTTGTATATTTTTGGACATATATTTTGTcgtgtttaattttgatgcatataGAGTATAAAATGTTTTGTAAAGTTgtgtaattatatttatttttttaaataattatttatacagttaataaaaaatagtaattatttttttattatattatgttaTGTAATTAGATGTATGTATAAAAGTATTTTATACTGacagtacattaaaattaaattcatattttgttataaaaaatacataattaatatataaatttaattttgatgtactgtcagtataaaataatttttcatgTGCATCTAATTGCGCGATGCCATATCATATTTCATATTGATTGCGTGAATGGTCATCTAAAAAAACGAATATGATTACATAATAATACAAAATGCTTTACACAACCAATACATCTAAATTAAACTCTTAGtttatatatacatatgtttTAAAAGAGAGTTTTAAAGTAATGATTGAATTATTTCCATGTGATTTCAAAGTCACGATCGAGTTCAAAGTTCAAACTGTGAAAATAACTACAAaagtaattattatatatattaggtTGTGTATAATATACTCTTTAGATGAAGTCCTTTTTCAAATCTTGcattaacatgtttatgcattgGATTGTCTTTTTAATAAtatactttctttctttcttttttatttgttttttttttattaatataatgaaGATAACCTAATTAAgttgaaaagagaaaaaaaaatataatctcgttaattttctttttttttttttagtttttaaagaaTAATACAAAACGCTTTACATAGTCAGTATCTAAATTAAACTCTTAGtttatatatacatatgtttTAAAAGAGAGTTTTAAAGTAATGATTGAATTATTTCCATGTGATTTCAAGGTCACGATCGAGTTCAAACTGTGAAAATAACTACAAaagtaattattatatatattaggtTGTGTATAATATACTCTTTAGATGAAGTCCTTTTTCAAATCTTGcattaacatgtttatgcattgGACTGTCTTTTTAATAAtatactttctttctttctttctttttttattttttttattaatataatgaaGATAACCTAATTAAgttgaaaagagaaaaaaaaatataatctcgttaattttctcttttgttttttagtttttaaagagTCATAGTTTTAAAATGGCCTAGTCTGCATTTTGTAAACATTTCTATAATTATATAGTTAATTAATAAATCAGATTCATTTTAATATtgacttttatattttttaacttgcttttttttttcttatcaaaCAAATAAAAACTCTTCTTTACTTATTATTAAAATGGCACAACTTTCAATCTTTTACGTTATATTTTTTCATAacaacaaaaatatataatataacttTGTTGAAGTTAACTCATACTGAAAACTGAAAAGCAACTTTAGTAAATATTcgctttatttctatttttaatactaattaaaaacttaaaaaatttatttaacaaccaaattaaattgagaaatgaTATGCATAATAACTGAAACATAAAACATTACTAGTACATACCAGTTTAATTTGCATCTGATTTTATTTAAGAATTACATCGAACGTATAATTTCTTCAacaaattattatataataattttgttagaaatataattatttaatatatattttttatcacTTAAATTTTTGGATAAAATATCGTAGTATCATTATATTATATCAGAATATCtatgataaaaaattttaaaattcgatTCTTGTTATCtctaaaaaaaatatcataataaatTTAGACCAAATTGAATAATTGATCATATGTAGTAGAGAAAAATGACATACTCTCattatttgttaatttttcattCCTTTGAATTAAATATTGAATTGAAAACATTTGCAGGAAGTGAACGAAATCATGAAAGAAGAAGTTCAAATGcataaagaaaaagtgaagatGAATTTGTCTTCTAATGACAATAATATCTTACAAAGACTAAGTTTAATTGATTCAATTCAACGTTTGAGTATATCTTATCATTTTGAAGATGAAATTGACAGCATATTAGTACAAATTCACAATGATTTTACCAACAAAGATCTTGCTATAGAGGAACGTGACCTTCATTTTATCGCATTACTTTTTCGTTTGTTCCGACAAAAAGGATATAACATTTCATCAGGTATATATGtaaaactaatttttgttatCTTTTATATATACAATTACAATATAAAAAGATACCATTATTAATTATGGACTCACACTAGTTAGTATAAATATGAATTATACAGATGTTTTCAACAAATTCAAGAATAAAGAAGGAGAATTCGATGAAATAATTGTTGTTCAAGATGTTGAAGGAATGTGGAGCTTGTATGAGGCTGCACAGTTAAGATTTCATGGAGAAGATATATTAGAGGAAGCACATGAATTCACATACAATAAACTTAAGTCCATCACCAATCAATTGAGTCCATCTCTTGCTGATCAAGTCAATCAATGCTTAGTACAACCTTTTCACAAGGCAATTCCAAGAATATTGGCAAGGTCATATATGTCTTTTTACGAAGAAGGTTCTACGCATGATAAAATTCTTCTAAAGTTTGCAAAATTAGATTTCAATATGCTACAAAAATGGTATCAGAAAGATGTTGGTAGTGCCACCAAGTAAGTATTTTAAATCTAACTAAGCactttttattagaatttttttatttgaaaaaaagctcctataaagatataattttttgtaCGATTATAGGTGGTGGGAAAagttagaattttcgaaaaaggtCCCTTATGCAAGAGAGAGGATAGCTGGGTTATACTTCTTTCCATTTGCTATGAACTCTGAGCCTAAATATACTACTTTTAGAAGGGTGGTGGCCAAAGTGATTCAATGGGTGACTATTTTTGATGATACTTATGATGTCTATGGAACAATCGAAGAACTTGAGCTCCTCACACAGGCAATCCATAGGTAAGAATTGACCAATTTTATATTATTCTGCTACATTTCTCAATTAAAAAGGATCTATACATGATCAATGagtttatatttattttggtCATTATCTTAATAATTTAATTTCACGATCACgtttctttcttaattagtttttAACCTTTTTGTATTTCAGATGGGATATTAGTTACATTGAATCTCTTCCAGAATGCTTTAAGGCGATTTTTAATTCAATTGTGGAACTTGTTGATGAAATAATAGAGTTAAATGCTGGAAGCGGAGAATCAGACTTGATATTGCAATGTCTCAAACAGGCCGTAGGCTTTATTTCtcacttttttaattttaaattaactaTTATATTCATTAATCATCATTTTAATGAAGTATTCATCAATTAATTTATCTTCAGTTGTCTCATTATGCACAAGGTTACATGGATGAAGCAAGATGGTGCCATGAGGGATATATTCCGCCATATGATGAGTATAAGGTTGTTGCATCTGTTACTGCAGGATATGAACCGCTTACAGTAATGTTTATTGCTTTGGGAGAATTTGCAACCAAAGAAACTCTTTATTGGGTTTCTAATAATATTCCACTCATCCTACTAGCTTCGTCACTTATTGCCAGACTCACAAATGATTTGGCCTCACACAAGGTATATTGTTTGTGATATAATTATtcacatatcttttttttattatcttaaattttgaaaagaaataaTTTGTTGATATGGTATTAAAATAATTTGTTGATATGGTATTAAAACTTTTATGGcgaaaaaatttagaatttgatCTTTATTATCTtctaaaaaaataacataaaataaataaaaaaaataataaaaaaattataattaattttatgtactctttatgtactcttattataattaattatcattaatatatataatttgatatatttgactaaattattatttaatggtTTTCAACTAAAAACTTCGTATAAAAACAATTTCAACTGCACGTGAGTTTTTACGTTAAGTTGATAGATATAAATTAAATCAATTTGCtactaataaaatattattactattttatgtcTTAAGTATTATTTTCTAATTCATGGGCCTATAGTATCTTATTTCCCTAAATAATTGAATCAATATTAATTTAACAAAGTCATGATTAATTTACACACACAAGTTTTTAGTggaatattttaataatttttgacAATGATATATATGTATAATTCAACTTTTAATTTGGATTTGACCAATTATTTAATTTGTAACATAGTCTTATAAGTGATTTTTGTTAGACCAATAAATAATTAAGCAATTTCACTGAATTTGGTTAGAAAAAAGTGCATGTACACATATCATTAGATCTCTGTTTTTAAATCATAGGCCTATTTTGAACCAATTATTTGTAGTTTGAGCAGCAAAGAGAACATGCTGTTTCGGCCGTAGAATGTTGCATGAAGCAATATGGCTTTTCAGAAGAGGAGGCCCATGAATTCATCAAAAAGGATATCAATAATTACTGAAAGGATATGAATGAAGAGTACCTCAAGTTAATTGAATATATCCCAAGGCCAGTCCTTGATTGCATTGTTAACATGGCACGCATATGTGAGTTTCTATATGCAAATTTTGGAGATAAAATTACAGATTGTGCACTCTGTAAAGACCACATTGCGCCACTGCTTTTGGATCCCGTGGTCGTGTAGCAGTTTTATGGTCCTAATAAGCTTTTGAGTGTTTGGCCTTAATTAATCTTTAATTATATGCATGTATGGTATTCTCGTCCTGTTGTTATTGTTTGTTTGTATTGTCTTGGAAGGATACCAAGTCCTTTGTCAACGGTTAGTTTTTGTACGAAGTTAAAttccaaaatgatttttctcGTGCAcactaaataatttttaaaatcccAATTACATCAATAATTATGTGTTTGAGATTGTTAAAAATGTGTATTACTTTAGTTTCAGATTCGTCTTTTTGTTAATAGTTTAGTGGTGTAATTTGATGACGGATTTTTAGTGATATATGTCACATTATAATTTGGTCATAtataataagaatttaattttaatgtattatcagtataaaattattttacacgtGTATTACCAATTACAAatgttatattaataaaaataactatctttTATTTGAACCACTACGACTATGTAAAACGTTCTATATATAGTCAGTACATGAAAATTAAACttatataataatatgataaatTTATGAATAACACATACCATGCTGAAATGATTGATAATACTACGAGAAAGTTTTCACGTATGACACCCACTTTACTGGCATAGCGATATAACACGTACAAACATTTACTAAGTTTGTGCTTTGTCTTGTAGTCAGTAGTGTATTTACCAAACACTCTCTTAAACTACATATTGAAAGACAACGAAAAGAGTCAGTCATATGTGAAATTCCTGAAGTGTTGTTGGACGTAATTAGCCAAGTTGACAGTTGTTGGAGTCGAAGCTGCTAGGCTCCGGCGTAGATTGGTTATGTTGGGCATGTAATGGGCCATTTTTTCGTATGAATAGTGAGAGGGATATTTTTTTGGGACCAACATTATTTTTTCCCCCTTAATATCTCCAGCTAACCAATTTTTCCCCAATTGTTTAGGATATTGGCTTATACACCACAGGCAGTGAGNNNNNNNNNNNNNNNNNNNNNNNNNNNNNNNNNNNNNNNNNNNNNNNNNNNNNNNNNNNNNNNNNNNNNNNNNNNNNNNNNNNNNNNNNNNNNNNNNNNNNNNNNNNNNNNNNNNNNNNNNNNNNNNNNNNNNNNNNNNNNNNNNNNNNNNNNNNNNNNNNNNNNNNNNNNNNNNNNNNNNNNNNNNNNNNNNNNNNNNNNNNNNNNNNNNNNNNNNNNNNNNNNNNNNNNNNNNNNNNNNNNNNNNNNNNNNNNNNNNNNNNNNNNNNNNNNNNNNNNNNNNNNNNNNNNNNNNNNNNNNNNNNNNNNNNNNNNNNNNNNNNNNNNNNNNNNNNNNNNNNNNNNNNNNNNNNNNNNNNNNNNNNNNNNNNNNNNNNNNNNNNNNNNNNNNNNNNNNNNNNNNNNNNNNNNNNNNNNNNNNNNNNNNNNNNNNNNNNNNNNNNNNNNNNNNNNNNNNNNNNNNNNNNNNNNNNNNNNNNNNNNNNNNNNNNNNNNNNNNNNNNNNNNNNNNNNNNNNNNNNNNNNNNNNNNNNNNNNNNNNNNNNNNNNNNNNNNNNNNNNNNNNNNNNNNNNNNNNNNNNNNNNNNNNNNNNNNNNNNTTTTTCtctttctatatatactaataaataatcattaaaataaaatttatctttcatataatttataaaatcaaagtaAAGAGTTTTTTCAACTATATATGATTGTCAAAATAAAAGTTAACTTCAAAAGAAGAAATATCAATAAATAAACATATCATTTCTAGttttaaacaattttaaaaaataaacacaaattctatttaatttaagtttgataattaatatttaaattatatatacaTCTAATAATGAGGTATCAacttgccaatgagtaatagttcaaatggcatagtctccccatactcaattaagaggttgcgggttcgagtctcatatctttggtaaaaaaaaaaaaagaagaagaagaggtatCAACTTAATTATTAAGTTTCAAAAGTTAAATTGAAAAAGTtctaataaataaaattgaaataaccATATCATTTTTTCGTTATAAAtactaaatatatatatttttattttttttagttatcttATCAGTAACCTACGTTTAATCTTCCATAAATCCTATTCTTCAAAAATCTATTGTAACAGGAATCTCAATTAAAATATTCCTAAGACAACTTAttagaataaattaattaaataaacctACATCAATATGATAAATTTAACCCTTTTTTTGTATTATTCtcaattctttttatatttttagatgATATAAGATAACTTTCACTAATTTTTTAGGccacaaaaaaaattatactcCAATATTAAAGAAGAGCCCAATTACTTTGATCCAATCCACATAAGTTAAGCCATTCATATTTAGGCCACGCTGACAGCCATACTACCAGAGTCAAAAACAACAT
The DNA window shown above is from Arachis ipaensis cultivar K30076 chromosome B08, Araip1.1, whole genome shotgun sequence and carries:
- the LOC107610668 gene encoding probable terpene synthase 2 isoform X1 translates to MSLSASVPVMTSSQPAPSNSKRRSANFAPNIWHDTFQKYANSESLEVNEIMKEEVQMHKEKVKMNLSSNDNNILQRLSLIDSIQRLSISYHFEDEIDSILVQIHNDFTNKDLAIEERDLHFIALLFRLFRQKGYNISSDVFNKFKNKEGEFDEIIVVQDVEGMWSLYEAAQLRFHGEDILEEAHEFTYNKLKSITNQLSPSLADQVNQCLVQPFHKAIPRILARSYMSFYEEGSTHDKILLKFAKLDFNMLQKWYQKDVGSATKWWEKLEFSKKVPYARERIAGLYFFPFAMNSEPKYTTFRRVVAKVIQWVTIFDDTYDVYGTIEELELLTQAIHRWDISYIESLPECFKAIFNSIVELVDEIIELNAGSGESDLILQCLKQALSHYAQGYMDEARWCHEGYIPPYDEYKVVASVTAGYEPLTVMFIALGEFATKETLYWVSNNIPLILLASSLIARLTNDLASHKFEQQREHAASAVECCMKQYGFSEEEAHEFIKKDINNYWKDMNEEYLKLIEYIPRPILDCIVNMARICEFLYANFGDKITDCALFKDHIVALLLDPVVV
- the LOC107610668 gene encoding (-)-germacrene D synthase-like isoform X2, with translation MSLSASVPVMTSSQPAPSNSKRRSANFAPNIWHDTFQKYANSESLEVNEIMKEEVQMHKEKVKMNLSSNDNNILQRLSLIDSIQRLSISYHFEDEIDSILVQIHNDFTNKDLAIEERDLHFIALLFRLFRQKGYNISSDVFNKFKNKEGEFDEIIVVQDVEGMWSLYEAAQLRFHGEDILEEAHEFTYNKLKSITNQLSPSLADQVNQCLVQPFHKAIPRILARSYMSFYEEGSTHDKILLKFAKLDFNMLQKWYQKDVGSATKWWEKLEFSKKVPYARERIAGLYFFPFAMNSEPKYTTFRRVVAKVIQWVTIFDDTYDVYGTIEELELLTQAIHRWDISYIESLPECFKAIFNSIVELVDEIIELNAGSGESDLILQCLKQALSHYAQGYMDEARWCHEGYIPPYDEYKVVASVTAGYEPLTVMFIALGEFATKETLYWVSNNIPLILLASSLIARLTNDLASHKFEQQREHAVSAVECCMKQYGFSEEEAHEFIKKDINNY